Proteins found in one Amycolatopsis umgeniensis genomic segment:
- a CDS encoding response regulator yields the protein MLLVDDDPLVRTGLSMILSSTEDIRVIAEAGDGDEAVPKVTMHAPDVVLMDIRMRRMNGLIATAAVTALPNPPKVLVLTTYDLDEYVFDALGAGASGFLLKEGSPQEIIDAVRVVAAGEAMLSPRTTRKLIGHFVATRMSPRRHRAQAGLSTLTEREREIVTAVAQGGTNAGIGAELHLSEATVKTHITRIFAKLDATNRVQLTIFAYEAGLVAP from the coding sequence GTGCTGCTCGTCGACGACGACCCCCTCGTGCGAACCGGTTTGTCGATGATCCTGTCGAGCACGGAGGACATCCGGGTCATCGCCGAAGCGGGCGACGGTGACGAGGCCGTGCCGAAGGTGACCATGCACGCTCCCGACGTCGTGCTGATGGACATCAGGATGCGCCGGATGAACGGTCTCATCGCGACAGCCGCCGTCACTGCGCTGCCCAATCCGCCGAAGGTCCTCGTGCTGACCACCTACGACCTCGACGAGTACGTTTTCGACGCGCTCGGCGCGGGCGCCAGCGGGTTCCTGCTGAAAGAGGGTTCTCCGCAGGAGATCATCGACGCGGTGCGCGTGGTCGCGGCGGGTGAGGCGATGTTGTCGCCGCGGACGACGCGAAAGCTCATCGGGCATTTCGTCGCGACCCGGATGAGCCCTCGCCGTCATCGGGCGCAAGCCGGGCTGAGCACGCTGACCGAACGCGAACGGGAGATCGTCACCGCCGTCGCGCAGGGCGGGACCAACGCCGGGATCGGCGCGGAACTGCATCTGAGCGAAGCGACGGTGAAGACCCACATCACCCGGATCTTCGCGAAACTCGACGCGACCAACCGGGTCCAGCTGACGATCTTCGCCTACGAAGCCGGGCTCGTCGCTCCCTGA
- a CDS encoding DUF7010 family protein — protein MTDGQFTKGHLITLLISSAIGVGFGAGWWFFGASSVSSGSTPLIILGVVAVLGLAGWLVLTARRGAGLPAGGGREDSPFGKLYGIAVLLMLVGIFAGSRVLSAVFELPEAVPAWVLFVVGLHFLPFSKLFGSRRFLVLSALLCVVAVLSAVLAIAGWTAAWQLVPGFGGAVVLWATVVAGLLGTDRQGATSPAS, from the coding sequence ATGACGGACGGACAATTCACCAAGGGGCACCTGATCACGCTGCTGATCAGTTCCGCGATCGGAGTGGGATTCGGGGCCGGGTGGTGGTTCTTCGGGGCCTCCTCCGTCTCCAGTGGATCGACGCCGCTGATCATCCTGGGTGTCGTCGCGGTGCTGGGACTGGCCGGTTGGCTCGTCCTGACAGCCCGCCGCGGTGCCGGGCTGCCCGCGGGCGGCGGACGGGAGGACAGCCCGTTCGGCAAGCTGTACGGGATCGCCGTGCTGCTCATGCTCGTGGGGATCTTCGCCGGGTCGAGGGTGCTCTCGGCGGTTTTCGAACTTCCCGAAGCCGTGCCCGCCTGGGTGCTCTTCGTGGTCGGCTTGCACTTCCTGCCGTTCTCGAAGTTGTTCGGCTCCCGGCGTTTCCTGGTGCTGAGCGCGTTGCTGTGCGTCGTCGCCGTGCTGAGCGCCGTGCTCGCGATCGCGGGCTGGACGGCGGCCTGGCAGCTCGTGCCGGGCTTCGGCGGTGCCGTGGTCCTCTGGGCGACAGTCGTCGCGGGGTTGCTCGGTACGGACCGTCAGGGAGCGACGAGCCCGGCTTCGTAG
- a CDS encoding alpha/beta fold hydrolase: MTPTYVFVHGSNSNSFTWNPLQRELALLGHRTLAVDLPGHGFGAGFQAAYQAPQDLAALAAAPSNQADVTAAEAVEQVVDVVRKVAENGPVILVGHSRGGVTLTGVGNAVPELIDRIVYISAWCCVDATVGEYMQGPENASSALNDVGGVVIADPAALGALRMNWRTADPTLLAALKTAMLEDGTDQEFFAYLNTLEPDESLDAGTEKADAATWGRIPRTYIRLTEDRSMPLALQDRFIKEADALTPDNPTDVRSLESSHVRFLLHPREAATILAGLA, encoded by the coding sequence GTGACTCCGACCTACGTTTTCGTCCACGGCTCCAACAGCAACTCGTTCACCTGGAACCCGCTGCAACGCGAGCTCGCCCTGCTCGGGCACCGCACGCTGGCCGTCGACCTTCCCGGACACGGCTTCGGCGCCGGTTTCCAGGCGGCTTACCAGGCGCCGCAAGACCTCGCGGCGCTGGCCGCGGCGCCCTCGAACCAGGCCGACGTCACCGCGGCCGAAGCCGTCGAGCAGGTGGTGGACGTCGTCCGCAAGGTCGCCGAGAACGGTCCGGTCATCCTGGTCGGACACAGTCGCGGCGGGGTCACGCTCACCGGGGTCGGCAACGCCGTCCCGGAGCTGATCGACCGGATCGTCTACATCTCCGCCTGGTGCTGCGTCGACGCGACAGTGGGCGAGTACATGCAGGGCCCCGAGAACGCGAGCAGCGCGCTCAACGATGTCGGCGGTGTCGTCATCGCCGACCCGGCCGCGCTCGGCGCACTCCGGATGAACTGGCGTACCGCCGATCCCACGCTGCTGGCCGCGTTGAAGACCGCGATGCTCGAAGACGGCACCGATCAGGAGTTCTTCGCCTACCTCAACACGCTCGAGCCGGACGAGAGCCTCGACGCGGGTACCGAGAAGGCCGACGCCGCCACCTGGGGCCGGATCCCGCGCACCTACATCCGGCTCACCGAAGACCGCTCCATGCCGCTCGCGCTGCAGGACCGCTTCATCAAGGAGGCGGACGCGCTCACACCGGACAACCCGACCGACGTGCGTTCGCTCGAGAGCAGCCACGTCCGCTTCCTCCTCCATCCGCGGGAGGCCGCGACCATCCTTGCCGGGCTCGCGTAA
- a CDS encoding SLATT domain-containing protein, with product MQAFRKSVPAVPLAAGLAPAELAKHVLERIERDNAHARQRKRRFRWRAVSIRLLLLALSAASTIILGLQNLNGWTGVAFALVAVTTVVGALEPFFAWRSLWVLMEEVQFRLYRLRDELSFYIASTPPERIDPHLINEKFEEYQAVWNQVGLRWLEYRRTDAAN from the coding sequence GTGCAGGCATTCCGGAAGTCCGTACCCGCCGTTCCGCTCGCCGCCGGCCTGGCTCCGGCCGAACTGGCGAAACACGTCTTGGAGCGGATCGAGCGCGACAACGCGCACGCCCGCCAGCGAAAGCGGCGCTTCCGCTGGCGCGCCGTGTCGATCAGGCTCCTGCTGCTCGCCCTGTCCGCGGCGTCCACGATCATCCTCGGGTTGCAGAACCTCAACGGCTGGACGGGTGTGGCGTTCGCACTCGTGGCCGTGACGACCGTGGTCGGCGCGCTGGAGCCCTTCTTCGCCTGGCGTTCCCTGTGGGTCCTGATGGAAGAGGTCCAATTCCGGCTCTATCGGCTACGCGACGAGCTCAGTTTCTACATCGCGTCGACGCCGCCCGAGCGGATCGACCCCCACCTGATCAACGAGAAGTTCGAGGAGTACCAGGCGGTCTGGAACCAGGTCGGCCTCCGATGGCTCGAATATCGGCGTACTGACGCGGCGAACTGA
- a CDS encoding NAD(P)/FAD-dependent oxidoreductase, whose product MAGVKSEPTRILVLGGGYVGLYTAYGLQKMLRANEASVTVVDPQPHMTYAPFLPEAAAGAIEPRHVVVPLRRVLKRCHVLTARVTKIEHERKAVTVEAADGHVEQLNYDVLVVALGAVARILPIPGLVEEGIAFKTIGEAIYLRNHVMTKLDEAASTLDPEQRKRLLTFTVVGGGFAGIEALAELEDMTRFAVENYYPNLKVEDIRWVLVEAAGRILPEVRETLGVYTVEQLEKRGIEVYLSTAAKSFENGHVVLSDGTEFDTDTIIWTAGVKANPVLASSDLPLDKRGRVEATAAMQVVGHPDVWTAGDNAAVPDLSRTEQDPTATCPPNAQHAVRQARLLSKNIIKVIRGGKPKDYYHKNLGAVASLGLHKGVADALNLKIKGFPAWLFHRAYHLKAMPTWNRKIRILFDWMLGGLFRREVISLGQINNPREEFDRLSKS is encoded by the coding sequence ATGGCTGGTGTTAAGTCGGAACCGACACGGATCCTCGTCCTCGGTGGTGGGTACGTCGGGCTCTACACGGCGTACGGGCTCCAGAAGATGCTCCGGGCCAACGAAGCGTCCGTGACGGTCGTTGACCCGCAGCCGCACATGACCTATGCCCCCTTCTTGCCCGAGGCGGCGGCCGGTGCGATCGAACCGCGGCACGTGGTCGTGCCGCTGAGGCGCGTGCTCAAGCGCTGCCACGTGCTCACCGCGCGCGTGACGAAGATCGAGCACGAGCGCAAGGCCGTGACGGTCGAGGCCGCCGACGGGCATGTCGAGCAGCTGAACTACGACGTCCTCGTGGTCGCGCTCGGCGCCGTGGCGCGCATCCTGCCGATCCCCGGCCTGGTCGAAGAAGGCATCGCCTTCAAGACCATCGGCGAGGCGATCTACCTGCGCAACCACGTCATGACGAAGCTGGACGAGGCCGCCAGCACGCTCGACCCCGAGCAGCGCAAGCGTCTGCTGACGTTCACCGTCGTCGGCGGCGGGTTCGCCGGTATCGAGGCGCTCGCCGAACTCGAGGACATGACCCGCTTCGCGGTGGAGAACTACTACCCGAACCTCAAGGTCGAGGACATCCGCTGGGTGCTCGTCGAGGCGGCCGGGCGGATCCTCCCCGAGGTGCGCGAGACGCTCGGTGTGTACACCGTCGAGCAGCTTGAGAAGCGCGGCATCGAGGTCTATTTGTCGACAGCGGCGAAGTCGTTCGAAAACGGCCACGTCGTCCTTTCGGACGGCACCGAATTCGACACCGACACGATCATCTGGACCGCCGGCGTGAAGGCGAACCCGGTGCTCGCGAGCTCGGACCTGCCGCTGGACAAGCGCGGCCGCGTCGAAGCCACCGCCGCGATGCAGGTCGTCGGGCACCCCGACGTCTGGACCGCCGGTGACAACGCCGCCGTGCCGGACCTCTCGCGGACCGAGCAGGACCCGACAGCGACCTGCCCGCCGAACGCGCAGCACGCCGTTCGCCAGGCACGCCTGCTGTCGAAGAACATCATCAAGGTGATCCGCGGCGGCAAGCCGAAGGACTACTACCACAAGAACCTGGGTGCGGTGGCCAGCCTCGGTCTGCACAAGGGTGTCGCCGACGCGCTGAACCTGAAGATCAAGGGCTTCCCGGCCTGGCTCTTCCACCGCGCGTACCACCTCAAGGCGATGCCGACCTGGAACCGCAAGATCCGCATCCTGTTCGACTGGATGCTGGGTGGCCTGTTCCGGCGCGAGGTCATCTCGCTCGGCCAGATCAACAACCCGCGCGAGGAGTTCGACAGGCTGTCGAAGTCCTGA
- a CDS encoding uracil-DNA glycosylase family protein, giving the protein MKFRSLAELDAAVVGCRACPRLVAWREEIAVVKRAAFADETYWARPVPGFGPPDASLAIVGLAPSAHGANRTGRMFTGDPSGDVLFKALHRVGVASQPTSTHPGDGLELRGTRMVAPVRCAPPANKPTPEERDTCRSWLAEELTLLKPTLKAVFVLGAFGWQALLPVLAEAGWPVPTPRPKFGHGAEARLGDLRLFGCYHVSQRNVQTGRLTLDMVCDVLASATSAAGLN; this is encoded by the coding sequence GTGAAGTTCCGTTCCCTCGCCGAACTCGACGCCGCGGTCGTCGGCTGCCGCGCCTGCCCGAGGCTGGTCGCGTGGCGTGAGGAGATCGCCGTGGTCAAACGCGCGGCCTTCGCGGACGAGACCTATTGGGCGCGGCCGGTACCCGGCTTCGGCCCGCCCGACGCGTCGCTCGCGATCGTCGGCCTCGCCCCTTCGGCACACGGTGCGAACCGGACCGGCCGGATGTTCACCGGCGATCCCTCCGGCGACGTCTTGTTCAAGGCCCTTCACCGGGTCGGTGTCGCCTCGCAGCCGACGTCGACCCATCCGGGTGACGGCCTCGAGCTACGAGGGACTCGGATGGTCGCGCCGGTGAGATGCGCGCCACCCGCGAACAAGCCGACACCTGAGGAACGCGATACCTGCCGATCCTGGCTCGCCGAAGAGCTCACCCTGCTCAAACCGACGCTCAAGGCCGTCTTCGTGCTTGGCGCGTTCGGTTGGCAGGCGCTTCTGCCGGTGCTCGCCGAGGCGGGCTGGCCGGTGCCGACGCCACGCCCGAAATTCGGCCACGGAGCCGAGGCGCGGCTCGGCGACCTGCGCCTCTTCGGCTGTTATCACGTGTCGCAGAGGAATGTCCAGACCGGTCGCCTGACGCTGGACATGGTGTGCGACGTCCTGGCCTCCGCGACCTCGGCGGCCGGCCTGAACTGA
- a CDS encoding endonuclease V, which translates to MDIVTAHDRPNTPREAIEIQETLRGLVDLEDRCPQEILTVTGLDVAYDEPSGLIAAAAVTLDTSGFRVVEERTVVSRVSFPYEPGLFAFRELPPLLDALRALDHPPDLLVCDGHGLAHPRRFGLACHVGVVTGLPSIGVGKTRFIGEHDEPGRERGSRAPLLDDGEVVGAVLRTRDEVKPVYVSVGHKISLDRACREVLRLCPAFRQPETTRHADRLARDALKEVL; encoded by the coding sequence GTGGACATCGTCACGGCGCATGATCGCCCGAACACGCCTCGCGAGGCGATCGAAATCCAGGAGACCCTGCGCGGCCTGGTCGATCTCGAGGATCGCTGTCCACAAGAGATCCTCACGGTCACCGGGCTGGACGTCGCTTACGACGAGCCCAGCGGCCTCATCGCCGCGGCCGCGGTCACCCTCGACACCTCGGGATTCCGTGTCGTGGAAGAGCGAACCGTCGTTTCCCGGGTCTCGTTCCCGTACGAACCGGGACTTTTCGCCTTCCGCGAGCTGCCGCCGCTGCTCGACGCCCTCCGCGCGCTCGACCACCCGCCGGATCTCCTGGTCTGCGACGGGCACGGGCTGGCCCACCCCCGCCGGTTCGGGCTGGCGTGCCACGTCGGCGTCGTGACCGGTTTGCCGTCCATCGGGGTCGGCAAGACCCGGTTCATCGGCGAGCACGACGAGCCGGGCCGGGAGCGCGGCTCACGGGCGCCCTTGCTGGACGATGGCGAGGTCGTCGGCGCCGTCCTGCGCACCCGGGACGAGGTGAAGCCCGTTTACGTCTCCGTCGGCCACAAGATCTCGCTGGACCGCGCGTGCCGTGAGGTGCTGCGGCTGTGTCCCGCGTTCCGGCAGCCGGAGACGACCCGGCACGCCGATCGCCTCGCTCGCGACGCGTTGAAGGAAGTCCTGTGA
- a CDS encoding S10 family peptidase: MPDNNPDEKATDEKDTPSVDTKVEPTDDLVTTKHTLTLKRRKLAYTARTGRIVLRKEVVTDGKSEGHKAKAEVFLTAYTLDDAEPGTRPVTFAFNGGPGSASIWLHLGLLGPRRVLSGDVDSPVAPPYGLTDNQETLLAHSDLVFIDPVSTGYSRAVDGEQAKDYHGFTADIESIGEVIRLWVSREQRWLSPKFLAGESYGTLRAAGLAAHLQERHGMYLNGLLLISSVLDLGTLRFTEGNDLPYSLYVPTYAAIAHYHGLHGERPLDDVLADAEDFAAKELPWALARGARLSTQDRAEAVATLASLTGLSESYVDRVNLRIEHVRYFTELLRNKGLVVGRMDGRFTTWEPDGGREHMSDDPSISRIIGAYAAGLNHYVRAELGYENDLPYEVLSTDVFKAWSYSDFEGRSVSSVDSLATAMRANPHLRVHVAFGHYDGATPYFASEHVLARLQIPEELRENIDSAYYPAGHMMYVHEESRVQQSKDLAKFIKNASGK, translated from the coding sequence ATGCCGGACAACAATCCCGATGAGAAGGCCACCGACGAGAAGGACACCCCGTCGGTGGACACGAAGGTCGAGCCGACCGACGACCTGGTCACCACGAAGCACACGCTGACCCTCAAGCGGCGCAAACTCGCCTACACGGCCCGGACAGGGCGGATCGTGCTGCGGAAGGAGGTCGTCACCGACGGGAAGTCCGAAGGCCACAAGGCCAAGGCCGAGGTGTTCTTGACCGCCTACACACTCGACGACGCGGAACCCGGCACGCGCCCGGTGACCTTCGCGTTCAACGGCGGGCCCGGCTCGGCGAGCATCTGGCTGCACCTGGGCCTCCTCGGCCCGCGCCGGGTGCTGTCCGGCGATGTCGACAGCCCGGTCGCGCCGCCCTACGGGCTGACCGACAACCAGGAAACCCTGCTGGCGCACAGCGACCTGGTGTTCATCGACCCGGTGTCGACCGGCTACTCGCGTGCCGTGGACGGCGAGCAGGCCAAGGACTACCACGGGTTCACCGCCGACATCGAGTCCATCGGCGAGGTCATCCGGCTGTGGGTTTCGCGCGAGCAGCGCTGGCTTTCGCCGAAGTTCCTCGCGGGCGAGTCGTACGGCACGCTCCGCGCGGCCGGGCTCGCCGCGCATCTGCAGGAACGCCACGGCATGTACCTGAACGGGCTCCTGCTGATCTCGTCCGTGCTGGATCTGGGCACCCTGCGGTTCACCGAGGGCAACGACCTGCCGTACTCGCTCTACGTGCCGACGTACGCGGCGATCGCGCACTACCACGGGCTCCACGGCGAAAGGCCGCTCGACGACGTCCTCGCGGACGCCGAGGACTTCGCGGCCAAGGAGCTCCCCTGGGCGCTCGCGCGCGGCGCTCGTCTGTCCACACAGGACCGTGCCGAAGCGGTGGCGACCCTCGCCTCGCTCACCGGGCTCAGCGAGTCCTATGTGGACCGCGTCAACCTCAGGATCGAGCACGTCCGGTACTTCACGGAACTCCTGCGGAACAAGGGTCTCGTCGTCGGCAGGATGGACGGCCGGTTCACCACCTGGGAACCGGACGGCGGTCGCGAGCACATGAGCGACGACCCGTCGATCTCGCGGATCATCGGCGCCTACGCGGCCGGCCTCAACCACTACGTGCGCGCCGAACTCGGCTACGAGAACGACCTGCCGTACGAGGTCCTCTCGACGGACGTCTTCAAGGCCTGGTCGTACTCCGACTTCGAAGGCCGTTCGGTGTCCTCTGTGGACTCACTCGCCACGGCCATGCGGGCGAACCCGCACCTGCGAGTGCACGTCGCCTTCGGTCACTATGACGGCGCGACACCGTACTTCGCTTCGGAGCACGTCCTCGCGCGCCTTCAGATCCCCGAGGAGCTGCGGGAGAACATCGACTCGGCGTACTACCCGGCCGGGCACATGATGTACGTGCACGAAGAGTCGCGGGTGCAGCAGTCCAAGGATCTGGCGAAGTTCATCAAGAACGCTTCAGGGAAGTAA
- a CDS encoding class I SAM-dependent methyltransferase → MAGSREDPHAQARSARSAPVLLHSMSIFREIFEIVFARRGIRTVVEIGVESGQVSGIYAELGASDVYCVDPEPTERVRSAVEANDALHLVTEPSPEVLPRLPVADLYVLDGDHNYAVVRREVAWILEHAPDAVVAMHDLLWPWGRRDLYYEPSPLKAGDRHPISEDGPTVWHDELTPAGFVGLGAFTVARHAGGERNGVLTAVEDALAEHPEWRFELVPAVFGMGILYRAETDPDEALQRALRPYTTSNLLAAMENNRIALYTRVLQMQFEAAAQADDRDRLADTVAAQRHEIDRLTAELHRAWAVLRSG, encoded by the coding sequence ATGGCCGGGAGCAGGGAAGACCCGCACGCGCAGGCCAGGTCGGCCAGGTCCGCGCCGGTGCTGCTGCATTCGATGTCGATCTTCCGTGAGATCTTCGAGATCGTCTTCGCGCGGCGCGGGATCCGGACGGTGGTGGAGATCGGCGTCGAATCCGGTCAGGTCAGCGGGATCTACGCGGAGCTCGGGGCGTCGGACGTGTACTGCGTCGACCCCGAGCCCACCGAACGCGTCCGCTCGGCGGTTGAGGCGAACGACGCGCTGCATTTGGTCACCGAACCGTCGCCCGAGGTCCTGCCGCGGTTGCCGGTCGCGGATCTCTACGTGCTCGACGGCGATCACAACTACGCCGTCGTCCGCCGCGAGGTGGCGTGGATCCTCGAGCACGCCCCGGACGCGGTCGTGGCGATGCACGACCTGCTCTGGCCTTGGGGCAGGCGAGACCTCTATTACGAACCGTCGCCGCTGAAGGCGGGAGACCGGCATCCGATCAGCGAGGACGGTCCGACGGTCTGGCACGACGAACTCACTCCGGCGGGATTCGTCGGACTGGGGGCGTTCACCGTCGCGCGGCACGCGGGTGGCGAGCGAAACGGTGTCCTGACAGCCGTCGAAGACGCGCTGGCCGAGCACCCGGAATGGCGGTTCGAGCTCGTGCCCGCCGTCTTCGGGATGGGAATCCTGTACCGGGCGGAAACGGATCCCGACGAAGCGCTCCAGCGGGCGCTGCGGCCGTACACGACGTCGAACCTGCTGGCCGCGATGGAGAACAACAGGATCGCGCTCTACACGCGCGTGCTGCAGATGCAGTTCGAGGCGGCCGCGCAGGCGGACGATCGGGACAGGCTGGCCGACACCGTCGCCGCCCAGCGGCACGAGATCGACAGGCTCACCGCCGAGCTGCACCGGGCGTGGGCCGTCCTGCGCTCCGGTTGA
- a CDS encoding HAD family hydrolase, translating into MSIDNSAVSGHLRLEKVARLIADRSCAAVSFDIFDTILWRRTPRPADLFGLVAARLREAGKCPAWISDAAFRRMRIAAERDSRSGQDALGSEVSLFGIWRAMPLSLFPDATLDELVRAEVDTERELTEVDLDIAEIIRLAKDHDLPIVLVSDTYFTEEQLGYLLDRPELEALKSARVFRSHEHGVDKASGLWDVVLSDLGRRPEQILHVGDNPVADVEVPGELGIRTVHYERADEGLQQILEREGEPEDPFGPYAPDLDPEHGDFGITSLRAKTLQASRPDGASSARFAWRYGAAVTGPVLAGFAEWVAKKAHDDGIKVLWCPMREGELLSELIGNAAAARGWDVTAKPVWLSRQVTSIAALDSADRDSIREFVRKRHQLTVRQLLGMLHLRAGEVPHLAEDLDMVLDTDEMVGRLAVALTETPHLVNRLAVTATAARERLIRSLREAGALDGPDLTLVDLGWGGTIQLQLARVLRLARIDIEPAGLYLATDDRSEKVLLAGLRAEGFLGQAGHPREIVGAIVRSPEVLEQSVNALCGSLIDFTEDGKPVLGVAAGSDAQNAERSAVQDGIRAFQRQWNRYVSASDGAWPTLAGTARDRLANILVSALKLPTAEEASVFGNWEHEDNFGSDMVTRVLPEDLVPAVPYLSPSDLDDLRMRDSFWPALLAASDPHLGAAARAVRTGAIDPAMFEPAGEPSATSVRFRTTEGEWFDGADRRVRINHNGLSFARMDVEAADIEEIALAVPGRPALARVDWIETRVIAGGRPQVLRWNTSEDFARLHYEDCTWLGANMVEFHSPLAAIWLPLAARAGAPVSSFQLTVAFAMLPRSRSGLGHRMPAAGRSQRLSAKVRNELREHGPGGLAAGAARIAVRRLRSR; encoded by the coding sequence ATGAGTATCGACAACTCCGCGGTCAGTGGTCACCTAAGACTCGAAAAGGTCGCCCGTCTCATCGCCGACCGATCGTGCGCCGCGGTTTCCTTCGACATTTTCGACACCATTCTCTGGCGTCGGACCCCTCGTCCCGCCGACCTGTTCGGCCTGGTGGCGGCCCGGCTGCGGGAAGCGGGCAAATGTCCCGCCTGGATTTCGGATGCCGCCTTCCGGCGAATGCGCATCGCCGCCGAAAGGGATTCCCGAAGCGGGCAGGACGCGCTCGGCAGCGAAGTCTCGCTCTTCGGTATCTGGCGGGCGATGCCGCTCTCGTTGTTCCCCGATGCCACTCTCGACGAGCTCGTCCGCGCCGAGGTCGACACCGAGCGTGAGCTGACCGAGGTCGACCTCGACATCGCCGAGATCATCCGGCTGGCGAAGGACCACGATCTCCCGATCGTCCTCGTCTCCGACACCTACTTCACCGAAGAGCAGCTCGGGTATCTGCTGGACCGGCCCGAACTCGAGGCACTCAAGAGCGCCCGCGTCTTCCGGTCCCACGAGCACGGCGTGGACAAGGCTTCCGGGCTGTGGGACGTCGTCCTGTCCGACCTCGGACGCCGCCCGGAACAGATCCTCCACGTCGGGGACAACCCGGTCGCCGACGTCGAGGTGCCGGGCGAGCTCGGCATCAGGACGGTGCACTACGAGAGGGCCGACGAGGGCCTCCAGCAGATCCTGGAGCGGGAGGGTGAGCCGGAAGACCCGTTCGGGCCGTACGCCCCCGACCTCGATCCGGAACACGGCGATTTCGGCATCACCAGCCTCCGCGCGAAGACGCTGCAGGCTTCCCGCCCGGACGGTGCCTCTTCGGCCCGTTTCGCCTGGCGGTACGGCGCGGCGGTGACCGGTCCGGTGCTGGCCGGTTTCGCCGAATGGGTCGCGAAGAAGGCGCACGACGACGGCATCAAGGTGCTGTGGTGCCCGATGCGCGAGGGCGAACTGCTGTCGGAGCTGATCGGCAACGCCGCGGCGGCACGCGGCTGGGACGTCACGGCCAAACCCGTCTGGCTGTCGCGGCAGGTCACCTCGATCGCCGCGCTGGACAGCGCCGACAGGGACTCGATCCGCGAGTTCGTCCGCAAACGCCATCAGCTGACCGTCCGGCAACTGCTGGGGATGCTGCACCTGCGCGCGGGGGAGGTCCCGCATCTCGCGGAGGATCTCGACATGGTCTTGGACACCGATGAGATGGTCGGGCGTCTCGCGGTCGCGCTGACCGAAACCCCGCATCTGGTGAACCGGCTCGCCGTCACCGCGACGGCCGCGCGGGAGAGGTTGATCCGTTCGCTGCGCGAGGCCGGAGCCCTCGACGGGCCGGACCTCACCCTCGTGGATCTCGGCTGGGGCGGCACCATCCAGCTCCAGCTCGCCAGGGTGTTGCGGCTGGCCCGGATCGACATCGAGCCGGCGGGCCTCTACCTGGCCACCGACGACCGCTCGGAGAAGGTGCTGCTCGCGGGCCTGCGCGCCGAAGGCTTCCTCGGCCAGGCCGGGCATCCGCGGGAGATCGTCGGGGCGATCGTGCGCAGCCCGGAGGTCCTCGAGCAGTCGGTGAACGCGCTGTGCGGCTCGCTCATCGACTTCACCGAAGACGGCAAGCCGGTACTCGGCGTCGCCGCGGGCAGCGACGCGCAGAACGCCGAGCGTTCGGCCGTCCAGGACGGCATCCGCGCTTTCCAGCGGCAGTGGAACCGGTACGTGTCCGCTTCGGACGGTGCCTGGCCGACACTGGCGGGCACGGCGCGCGACAGGCTGGCGAACATCCTGGTCTCCGCGCTGAAGCTGCCGACGGCCGAAGAGGCTTCGGTGTTCGGGAACTGGGAGCACGAGGACAACTTCGGCTCCGACATGGTCACCCGGGTCCTGCCGGAAGACCTCGTCCCCGCGGTGCCGTACCTGTCGCCGAGTGATCTCGACGATCTGCGGATGCGGGATTCGTTCTGGCCCGCGCTCCTCGCCGCGTCCGATCCGCATCTCGGCGCGGCGGCGCGGGCGGTGCGCACCGGTGCCATCGACCCGGCGATGTTCGAACCGGCGGGAGAGCCGTCCGCGACGTCGGTGCGGTTCCGCACCACCGAGGGCGAATGGTTCGACGGGGCCGACCGCCGGGTGCGGATCAACCACAACGGTCTTTCGTTCGCGCGGATGGACGTCGAAGCGGCCGACATCGAGGAGATCGCGCTGGCCGTCCCGGGCAGGCCCGCGCTCGCGCGGGTCGACTGGATCGAGACGAGGGTCATCGCGGGCGGGCGTCCCCAAGTGCTGCGCTGGAACACTTCCGAAGACTTCGCCCGGCTGCACTACGAAGACTGCACCTGGCTGGGCGCGAACATGGTCGAGTTCCACTCGCCGCTGGCCGCGATCTGGCTGCCGCTGGCGGCCAGGGCGGGCGCACCGGTCAGCTCCTTCCAGCTGACCGTCGCCTTCGCCATGCTGCCGCGTTCGCGTTCCGGGCTCGGCCACCGCATGCCCGCCGCCGGACGCTCACAACGCCTTTCGGCGAAGGTGCGCAACGAGTTGCGTGAGCACGGTCCCGGCGGGCTCGCCGCCGGAGCCGCCCGGATCGCGGTGCGGCGGTTGAGGTCCCGGTGA